A genomic segment from Nicotiana sylvestris chromosome 1, ASM39365v2, whole genome shotgun sequence encodes:
- the LOC104224147 gene encoding oil body-associated protein 1A-like — MEGKHVPTHPEVPGEPTKTGTAILETATATIQGFGPINKIHQHLCAFHFYGHDMTRQVEAHHFCGHQNEEFRQCLIYDRPDADGRLIGLEYIVSEELFLTLPDDEKKFWHSHEFEVKSGVLFMPGVPGPIQRQDLEKVAKTYGKVIHFWQVDRGDTLPLGIPQVMMALTRDGQLYDNLAQDMEKRYGVSFSEEREKRANMEGPAHGIHPLANAGSKGIQTVLREVDCKPVESVPRVFV, encoded by the exons ATGGAAGGTAAACATGTACCAACTCATCCAGAAGTTCCAGGTGAACCAACAAAGACAGGAACGGCAATTCTTGAAACTGCAACTGCTACTATTCAAGGCTTTGGTCCTATTAACAAGATTCATCAGCACCTTTGCGC GTTCCATTTCTATGGACATGACATGACTCGACAAGTCGAGGCACACCACTTCTGCGGACACCAAAACGAAGAATTCAGGCAGTGTCTCATTTACGATAGGCCAGATGCCGATGGCCGGCTGATCGGGCTCGAGTACATTGTTTCGGAGGAACTGTTCTTAACATTACCTGACGACGAAAAGAAATTCTGGCATTCCCACGAGTTCGAGGTGAAGAGTGGTGTGCTATTCATGCCTGGCGTCCCTGGTCCGATTCAACGACAAGATCTCGAAAAAGTTGCAAAAACCTATGGGAAAGTGATACATTTTTGGCAGGTAGATAGAGGTGATACACTTCCCCTAGGAATTCCTCAAGTTATGATGGCCCTTACCAGAGATGGTCAGCTCTATGACAATCTTGCCCAAG ATATGGAGAAACGTTATGGAGTATCATTCTCTGAAGAAAGAGAGAAGAGAGCAAATATGGAAGGACCAGCTCATGGAATACATCCACTTGCAAATGCAGGAAGTAAAGGGATTCAAACTGTGCTAAGAGAAGTTGATTGCAAGCCTGTGGAATCTGTTCCTAGAGTTTTTGTTTGA
- the LOC104214545 gene encoding geraniol 8-hydroxylase-like yields the protein MAEIGKPNLVDFFPLLEKIDPQGIRRRVTFHFGKLMKLFDGLINERLEEKSRFSSAKSDVLEDFLNISKENPEEINHNHIKSMFLDLFGAGTDTTTSTLEWAMAEIIRQPEIMEKAQAELAKVIGKGKIVEEADVSRLPYLQCIIKETLRMHPPVPFLVPRKVEQDVEMCDYIIPKGSQVLVNVWAIGRDSTSWEDPLVFKPERFWSSDVDMRGQDFELIPFGAGRRICPGLPLALRMVPVMLGSLLNSFTWKLEPGIAQKDLDMEEKFGITLAIAHPLRVIPSPI from the exons ATGGCTGAGATTGGGAAGCCTAACCTAGTAGATTTTTTCCCTTTACTTGAAAAGATTGATCCTCAAGGGATAAGGCGTCGTGTAACATTTCATTTTGGTAAGTTGATGAAACTTTTTGATGGTTTGATCAATGAGCGATTGGAGGAAAAGAGTAGATTTAGCAGTGCAAAGAGTGATGTTTTGGAAGATTTTCTCAATATCAGCAAAGAAAACCCTGAGGAGATCAATCATAATCACATCAAGTCTATGTTCCTG GACCTATTTGGTGCGGGGACTGATACAACCACAAGCACATTAGAATGGGCGATGGCAGAAATAATTAGACAACCAGAAATAATGGAAAAAGCACAAGCTGAGCTTGCAAAAGTCAttggaaaaggaaaaatagtagaAGAAGCTGATGTTTCTCGACTCCCATACTTGCAATGCATTATCAAAGAAACCTTAAGAATGCACCCACCCGTTCCGTTCTTAGTCCCGCGTAAAGTGGAGCAGGATGTTGAAATGTGTGACTATATCATCCCGAAAGGGTCACAGGTACTAGTCAACGTGTGGGCAATTGGTCGAGATTCTACGTCTTGGGAGGATCCTTTAGTGTTTAAACCTGAGAGGTTTTGGAGTTCGGATGTAGATATGCGAGGGCAAGATTTTGAATTGATTCCGTTTGGTGCTGGTCGAAGAATATGCCCTGGCTTACCACTGGCATTAAGAATGGTTCCGGTAATGTTGGGCTCGCTATTGAATTCCTTCACTTGGAAGCTCGAACCAGGAATTGCACAAAAAGACTTAGATATGGAGGAGAAGTTTGGTATCACCTTAGCGATAGCCCATCCTTTGCGGGTTATCCCATCCCCGATTTAG
- the LOC104224146 gene encoding probable aldo-keto reductase 2, which yields MEKTMPLQVPRIKLGSQGLEVSRIGLGCMSMSGNYGPPKPEPEMIKVLHHAIDTGVTFLDTSDIYGPLTNEILIGKAIKGMREKVQIATKFGICFEDGKRGICGEPGYVRACCEASLKRLDIDCIDLYYVHRIDTQLPIEVTMGELKKLVEEGKIKYIGLSEASASTIRRAHAVHPITAVQMEWSLWTRDLEEEVVPTCRQLGIGVVPYSPLGRGFFSAGAKLIENLSEDDFRKNFPRFRPENFELNKQVFEKLNLMAARKGCTSSQLALAWVLHQGDDVCPIPGTTKIENFNENVGALYVKLTTEDMKELESYASVVKGERHLYMSSTWINSETPPLSSWKAE from the exons ATGGAGAAAACGATGCCGTTACAAGTACCGAGAATTAAGCTAGGTTCACAAGGACTAGAAGTTTCCAGAATCGGGCTGGGCTGTATGAGTATGTCCGGTAACTACGGCCCGCCCAAGCCCGAGCCCGAAATGATCAAAGTACTCCATCACGCCATTGATACTGGAGTCACTTTCCTCGATACTTCTGATATCTATGGACCTCTAACCAACGAAATCCTCATTGGCAAG GCTATTAAAGGAATGAGAGAGAAAGTACAAATAGCTACCAAGTTTGGTATATGTTTCGAAGATGGGAAAAGGGGCATTTGTGGTGAACCCGGATATGTAAGGGCTTGTTGTGAGGCTAGCTTGAAGAGACTGGACATCGACTGCATTGATCTGTATTATGTTCATCGCATCGATACTCAGCTGCCAATTGAAGTCACG ATGGGAGAACTGAAGAAACTCGTTGAAGAGGGAAAAATCAAATATATAGGTCTATCAGAGGCTtctgcatctacaatcagaaggGCCCATGCTGTTCATCCAATAACAGCCGTTCAGATGGAATGGTCTTTGTGGACTAGAGATCTGGAGGAAGAAGTAGTTCCTACTTGCAG ACAACTTGGCATAGGGGTCGTCCCTTATAGTCCTCTTGGACGAGGATTCTTCTCAGCAGGCGCAAAGTTGATTGAAAACTTGTCTGAGGATGACTTTCGCAAG AATTTCCCTAGGTTCAGGCCAGAAAATTTTGAGCTTAACAAGCAAGTATTTGAGAAACTGAATCTAATGGCTGCAAGAAAAGGATGCACCTCTTCACAACTTGCATTGGCTTGGGTTCTTCACCAAGGAGATGATGTATGTCCTATACCAGGCACTACCAAGATTGAGAACTTCAACGAAAATGTTGGGGCGTTGTATGTAAAGTTAACAACCGAAGACATGAAAGAGCTCGAGTCGTATGCCTCTGTTGTCAAAGGTGAAAGACATCTCTACATGTCATCAACATGGATAAATTCAGAGACTCCGCCATTGTCCTCCTGGAAAGCTGAGTAG
- the LOC104224145 gene encoding probable aldo-keto reductase 2, which produces MATPASEVPRIKLGSQGLEVSRIGLGCRGMSPNHGPPKPEPEMIKLIQHAIDNGVTFLDTSDQYGPHTNELLISKAIKGMRERVQIASKFGISFKDGKMDICGEPEYVRACCEASLKRLDIDCIDLYYVHRIDIRVPIEMTIGELKKLVEEGKIKYIGLSEACAATIRRAHAVHPITAVQLEWSLWTRDLEEEIVPTCIELGIGIVPYSPLGRGFFSAGPQLIESLADGDFRKNIPRFKPENFEHNKQIFEQLKKIASRKRCTTSQLALAWVLHKGDDICPIPGTTKIENLNENIEAVSVKLTADEIAELESCAYADMVKGERHAFMWATWINSETPPLSSWKAE; this is translated from the exons ATGGCAACGCCGGCGAGCGAGGTGCCGAGGATCAAGCTAGGGTCACAAGGCTTAGAAGTCTCTAGAATCGGGCTGGGCTGTAGGGGCATGTCACCCAATCATGGCCCGCCCAAGCCCGAACCCGAAATGATCAAGCTTATCCAACACGCCATTGATAACGGCGTCACCTTTCTCGACACCTCCGATCAATATGGACCCCACACCAATGAACTTCTCATAAGCAAG GCAATCAAAGGAATGAGAGAAAGAGTACAAATAGCTTCCAAGTTTGGCATAAGTTTCAAAGATGGGAAAATGGACATTTGTGGTGAACCAGAATATGTAAGAGCTTGTTGTGAAGCTAGCTTGAAGCGACTGGACATCGACTGCATTGATCTTTATTATGTTCATCGCATTGATATCCGAGTGCCTATTGAAATGACG ATAGGAGAACTGAAGAAACTGGTTGAAGAGGGTAAAATCAAATATATAGGTCTGTCTGAGGCTTGTGCAGCAACAATTAGAAGGGCGCATGCAGTGCATCCAATAACAGCTGTTCAGTTGGAGTGGTCTTTGTGGACCAGAGATCTGGAGGAAGAAATAGTCCCTACTTGCAT AGAATTAGGAATCGGGATTGTCCCATATAGTCCTCTTGGACGAGGATTCTTCTCAGCAGGTCCACAGTTGATTGAGAGCTTGGCCGACGGCGACTTCCGCAAG AATATACCAAGGTTCAAGCCTGAGAATTTTGAGCACAACAAGCAAATATTCGAGCAACTCAAGAAAATAGCATCAAGAAAAAGATGCACCACATCACAACTTGCATTGGCTTGGGTTCTTCACAAAGGAGATGACATATGCCCCATACCTGGTACCACCAAGATTGAGAACCTCAATGAAAATATTGAAGCCGTATCTGTAAAACTAACAGCAGATGAGATAGCAGAGCTGGAGTCCTGTGCTTATGCTGATATGGTCAAAGGCGAAAGGCATGCGTTCATGTGGGCAACTTGGATAAATTCTGAGACTCCACCATTGTCCTCCTGGAAAGCTGAATAA